From the Lemur catta isolate mLemCat1 chromosome 1, mLemCat1.pri, whole genome shotgun sequence genome, the window GAGGCGCTATGCTTGATAGATTCTGTTATTGCTCAAAAACTTTTTGGAACTGACTTTTGGTGGCCACATCACATTCTATGAAACATATGTGGTGatgaattatgtatatattttgtggatgatttttctttttgaaaatagttaAGATTCACCCAGAGACAAGTTAGATGAATGAAATGGGTGATTAAGCTGATTGATACCATCTGGGtatcaaaaatgaaatataatctcataaaatagcaaaattgtgtgtgtgtgtgtgtgtgtgagagtgagagtgagagagagagagagagagagagagagagagagagagagagagattcacaAACTATTCCTTGAAGGTAATTCCAAAAGAGGAGTTCTATAAATGGTTGATCAACAGAAGTATTTTAGTAAAAATGATATGACTCTATGGTAGAGAAAGGATGATTCTTTTGAAGGTCATCCTTCATCTGGATTTTTAAGTTCTGGTATGTTCATTGAGAAAGTCAAGTTTCTTTACTGACTTGGTAAGAAAATTGATTACAATTAAACAGAGCACCCGATGAAACAGAAGCTGGTTTCTCTCTTGTATAAAATTCTGCAGGACTGGGGTGTTGAGTGGAATCCATGAAATCCTTAGGGACCAGCTTCCTGCTAGCTCGTCACTCTGCCGTGCCTGTGATGTGTCCCTCATCCTCATGTTGCAAGCCATGCTCTGGCCATCATCACATCCACGTCCAGGCAGCAAAATGGAGTATGGGAGTAAGAAAGGGCACACGGCACTTGAAGTCTAGCTGCCCTGTGATGGTTCCACTcatatctcattggccagaactcatCACATGGTTCTAGCTGAaaagaaggctgggaaatgtagtctttatccCAGGCACCCATGTGCCCAGCTAAAAGCAAGGGTTCTACTACCAGGGAGGCATGCAAGAGCAGACGTTAGGATTGACAACTAGTAATCTATGCCACAGTTACCTTTGCTTACAGCTTACATTTTGGTGAGCTTGAAAGATGAAGTTATATCACTTGCCACAAAATGCTcttaacagaaataattttatttctagttatAAATCATTTCATGGCCATTGAACAGGAAACTGTGCCACGTGCGTCATACacacatattgttttatttaattctcctaATACACCGTATAATAGGTACtggcatccccattttacaaacaagcaaacagaTTTTGAGGTGTAAAAATCCCAGATTGAGCAAGATCACACAGATAGAGCTAGAATTTGAGCTCAaaaccatccatctccagagcctgggctcttGACTACATTGTTATTCCCCAATAAGGGAAAGATCttgaaaacactgattttttgCTAGGACTCTGGGACTCAAATGTTGGTAGCGTTTGGAAGAACATGAAACTAAGGCTTAGCAGTTTTCACTCAACAAAACTGAGTGCCTTCTATGCGCCCTTTGATGGAATTAATTTGCTAACCCTAAGCATGAAGCCCTTCACACCATCcagaagtgttttctttttttattttattctatttttttgagacaaggtggctaatttgtctattttttgtagagatggggtctcaccatgttgctgaggctggtctcgaactcctaacctcaagtgatcctcccacctcagcctcccaaagtgttaggtttacaggcttgggccactgcacccagcgCCCAGAACCATTTCTTGTCACTCCACTGATGATGTCTAATTCCCCTCATCCTACCAGTGTggacaggaaaggaaggaaagagaggagggaggcaggaggggagcgagggaaggagaagggggaagggaaggaaaggaggaaagaatgggAGGACAGGGAAGTTTCCAGGGCTAGACCAGTTTCACTGTCAACTCAGCCTGGGGCTCCTTGTTGTGAAAAGATGGGGATGTTTAAACATTTCCGTGGCTGGGGAATAGCAGTTCTTGCCCTTGGGAACATAGTGTTCTCTCCAAGCACTTGGGTGAACCTTcagtaggaagaagaaaaagaaccgTATTTTCTTGGCTGCCTTTTTCAACAGAACATGATGAAAGCGATTTTATTATAGTACAGAAAATGGCTAGTGGCTGCTGATCGCTTTTTTGGTCTGACGAAATTTAAATTCTACTCACCTGAAGACACTGTGTTCCATGAACGGTGTCGTCTCATTTTGTGCTCAGTGTCTGGGGGCAGTGACAAGGGCAAAGCAAACAAGCCTGAGCCCAGGAGAAGGGGCACTCTCAGCTGCTGAATTTTTGAAGCTGTTTTCTTAGAGTCCCTGGCTGAACTTATCTAGGTGCGAAAGACCTCAAATGCTGCATTATTTTTGTGAAGGAAAAAGAGCTAAAATATCCTTACAGAGTAAAATCCCAAACACAATTTTCTGCCGGCACATGTACTCTTATGCTTTAAGGATTATGAAATAAATTGTGACTCTTGGGGAGTTAGAACATTGAGCAGTGGGCGGGCAAGGAATGCCAGGAGAGTTGGGAGGCTTCTTTAAAAGTCCTTAAGCTTAGGACAGACAGTCCACTCTGATTTCCCATCCCCCAGGAGCCCGAGGTCCCCCTAATCAGTTTAAAGCTTTAGGATGCCACCATCAGTTTCTCAGCTCAGGACAGGAAAAAGAAGCCCCGAGAGCCAGCCTGGCGGGGGGTGGTCTTTGCTGAGCTTGCCTCTCTGGAGTGTAAACGCCGAGTTGCCGATGCGTTACAAGGCCGTGGGCACCCATGATGCACTGTTTTATTATACCCTGTTTCCAATGTTAACTGTTAGGTTGAAGATCAACTCACAAgtcctcagtttctccctctacCTGTCTGGGCTCATGGAGAGCAGAGATGACACCGTTTACTCAAGTACTATTCTTCACCCTCAAGCTTTTACCTCCACCTCCCTGTAGAGGACTCACGTCTCTAACACCCCATCCAATCCTTCGGTGGTTTGTCCACTccctcattcatttgttcactcgcTCATCATCATCTTTTTGTTTGAACACAGCTGTGCAGGGCTAGTGCCGGAAGTGTGGCAGGAGTTCAGAGGAGGTGAGGGGTGAAGGGCATCGGCAATTTCTGACGTGCTGGTTTGGCCCATCTGAGTCCTTAACTGCCCCTCGCAGAGCCTGGCTCCATCCTTCAATAGGCACATATGTAGGTGTCTacaaaaaagaggtttatttgggtcACAGTTCTGGGGGCCGGGAAGTCCAAGAAGCATGGCACTGGCCTCTGCTTGGCTCCCGGTGAGGGCCTCGTGCTGAGGGAAGAATATCCCAGCTTGGGGCATCTTGTTCTGGGGTCATCCAGTTGGTCTGGATAAGACACTTGCAGACGCCAATGACGCACCTGCACCCGTAGCCATAGACAACCACCAAGGAAAAAACTGTCCCACTGCAGCTGCTCCCTGGCAACTTGCCAAATGTTCCCAAACTGGAGCCTGCAGAAAGGCCCCTCCAGACCCGCCACGTTCCACCCAGGACCCTGAAGAGGCTAAGTACGTTCCCTTATTTTTCCTTGCCCCTCGAGCCTCAGGCCACAAGCACAGCCACAATGCCAGCTCCAAAAGTGCGTTTTctttcctgcccctgcccctgagATGAGAAAGGGACTCGCTCTTTCTACCTCACCGATCCCCGGCCTGAGCAGGCCGTGGCTAACTCCCCTGAGCCGTAAGGGCTCTGGTCCGCACCATCCTCCTTCCAAGTCTCGAACTCTTGGGGTCTCTGAGGCTGCTCCACCAAAGGCCCCTGGTAGGTGCCACACCCCTTCCAGGGACAGGAGTCCATCCTGTCACACAGAGCTGCCCAGagccctttcttctccctcccaggAGGCAAGGGGAAAGAGGGCCCACCCACCCTTCAGGTCTTTCCTCTGAGCAGAGCCATGTGGTGCCACACAATTTTATTCACCGTTTCCCCTGACAAAAAGCcacttccttgcttccttcttctttttatgGTTAATGGAAAATCTTCCCAACGGTAACAGCTGAGAGGCTGGAAGGAGCATGGACACCTACACTCAGGGCCCCAATTCCGCAATAGCTGGGGGCTCGCTGACATCAAGCTGCATCTCTTCCTCCTGCAGATTCCATTGTCATTGCCTTCTGGGTGAGCCTGGCTGCCTTCGTGgtgctcctcttcctcatcttgcTCTACATGTCCTGGTCGGGCTCCCCGCAGATGAGGTAAGAAGGGGTGTGGGTACGTGGGCAACTCAGATGCCGAATGATGAGTATTGGTACAGGCTGAGAATCCCTTATCCACAATGCCTGGGATCAGAAGTGCttctgatttcagattttggaatattggCATTATCCTTGCCAGAAGAACATCCCAAATCCAAATTCTGAACTCTGACATGCCTGAATGAGCATTTCCCTAAACATTATGTCAGTGCTGAAAAAGttctggattttggagcatttcagatgtttggatttgggatgctcagccTGGACACCCATGCAATGAAgcacccagcaataaaaaggcaTGTAGTACAGATTCGTGCCACAGCACGGATGGACCTCGAAAGCCTTGTGCTAAgggaaaggagccagacacaaaggccacatGTTGTACCATCTCAttcacatgaaatgtccagaatgggcaaatccagACAGACAGAAAGCTGGGGGTAGGACAGGGGGAGCGGGAGTGACTGCCAtggatttcttttggggatgacaaaaatgttctaaaatgagaTTTATAATGATGGtcgcacaactctgtgaatgtactaaagACCACTGAATTGTATCCTTTAAGTGagtgaactttatggtatgtaaaatgtatctcaataaagctgttacagaaaataaagccaaataacCCCTTGTTCCAGGTAAGTCTTGCCAGCTACAGCTCACCAGGAAAACGGGACCCTAAGTCGGGCATCTAGGACCACCATCTGTCACTGAGTACCTGCTGTGCACTGCAGTGGTTCAATGGAGGGGAAACGCAGGAGCTCCAAGTAGTAATTAGAATCTCGCTGGTTATGTTAATTCCCCTGTGCTGAACAATTAGCTGCCACATCCCATTTTCCCATCTAGGTCAATCAGCCCTCACAGCTGCTGCTATTCTACTAACTGTTCTTAAAAGGGACCCTATATCCTGCCATAGCTCACAGGACCAATGGTGGGCAACTGCCCCAAAGAGGGCCCATCCCCTAGAGACTGGCCAATGCCACATGTACTGGCAGAAGAGCTGAGGCCAGATCCTGTCTTTGGAATTTGGATTCAGGAACCTGAGACATGGACCAGGTGGTTATGGGGCCTGTGCTGAGTGGTCCAGGAGGAGGACTAGGGCTGGTGTCACTATGGACCTTCATGTCCCTGTGGACATAAGTCTTGGGCAGCGGAAACCATGAGTAATGTAGGAAGCTCGTCAGACAGAGACGGGCAGAGCTGTTCTacagaggaggaggtgaggggcctTGGAACCCCTGAGAGAACCAGAGGGCAGGCTCTGTACCTGATGGGGTCCCACCCCAGTTCTTGTGAGAAACATGGGAATTCATGCAATTTCAGGGTGACTTAGGCCATTTACGGTTGCTGTGACAGAAatcctgagactgggtaatttacaaaaaagtttACCTGGGTCacggttctagaggctgggaagtccaagaagcATGGCGCTGGCCTCTGCTTGGCTCCTGGTGAGGGCCTCGTGCTGAGGGAAGAATTTATTCGATCCCCTtagaggccccacctcccaacgcCACTATGCTGGGGACTAAGCCTGCACATgggttttggtggggacaaaccgTGTGTCAAGCCACAGCACAGAGCTACCTCGGAGCGgcctctgcctcttcccctcccagTGCCCACCCTTCCCCAGGAGTCTCGCCCACCGGGTCTGCACACACCGGGTCATTTCTGCTTACCTTTGGCCACACGTGGGAGGCAGCCTTGGAACAATGAAGAATCCATTCTGTTCGTTTTTAGAATTCACATTGAATTTAAGCAGGTTTTAAGCCTTCCCCCAAGACATCTAGGCAAGGGGTAAATGAATGAAGTCATCTTTCTTTGCCACTTTTCCGAGGTGAAGTCCTGTGTCAGGGGCCGTTTACAAGGGTTGTCAGTAACCCTCCCAGTGGAAAGTTCCTCTGGAGGGCACACGGGGACCGCCTCTGCCAAGTCCAGCTCCAGCGGCCGGCACAGGCCTCCTGGGCTACAATTTCAAAGGCGCAAATTGATGACGCTGTTCATCCTGACCAGCCGCAGGGCTCACTAAAGGAAATGCTCTAGAGGAACTCTGCAACAGACGTGGAATGCTTCCCGCAGCAAAGCAGATCCTTAGCGAGATTTAGAAAAGAGGAGTTGATCTCCTGAGGAAGGCAGGCGTGGAGGGctagagggagggaggacaggcaTGTCCCGGGCTAGCGCCATGTGGAAGGAGGGCCTCTGCCCCAGTGGGTCCCTCCTGGTGCTCTTCGTTCACACGAGCGTCGTAACCACGTGCAAGCTTGTTTTCTAGCTTGGACAGCCATTGATACAGCACCTCATTTCATCCTGATGACACCTACGAGGAGATTAGTGTCCCATTTTAGGGATGACACAGAAAGCAGGTGGGAAGTGCTGGCCGGGGCTCACGCCAGGCAGCCAtgtcccctgccccagcaccTCCAGCGGCGAGAATCCACCCAGTAGGGATGCGTTTCTAGTCAAGACACAAGCTGGCTTGGGGGCCGGCTATGAAAGAGCTACATTCAGACACGTGGCTGGAGGGAGGTCAAACCTGTCCCAATTGTAAATGAATGTAAGATGAGTGACCCCGAGGAGAAGACTCTAGACCTGTCCTGACAAAGTACTTCCTCCCTGTTGAGCTCTCTCTACAATGGCCACCTTTGCGAGGCCCTGAGAGGTGGCTCCCGTGGCCTTCCCTGCGGGCTCTGGGCGGGCAGGAAGGTGCGGCAGGAAAGCGCCCCGGTGCCGACCCTTCTCCAGCCACTCCCCTGACGCCTGTCTCTCCTGCTCTGTCCACAGGAACAGCACCCAGCACCACCAAACCTGCCCCTGGGGGCACAGCCTCAACCTGCCCCTCTGCATCCAGAGGCACCTGCAACGCCACAGGGCCCCCCCAGGGGACCTCACAGGCTCCAGCAAGCTCGGTGGAGGAcccagggagcagagctggcCCTGACCAGCGGCCGCAGCAGGAGAGCCCCTCAGCCTCGCCCCCCCAGGGACCCCCAGGCCAAACCCACTCTCCTCTGGGAACTGGCCCTCGACGGTGGGCCCCAAGGCATCAGCTGACGTCAGGAACAAGCCCAGGGAGCCTCCCCCGAGACAAAACCTCTCAATTGCAGAATTGACACCAGCAGGCCAAGGCCGTAGCTGAGTGAACTGGTGAATCAAACCAACCTGGGCACACACAGTCTGTCTAGAGGCTGTCTGCACGCAGCAGCAGGTGCGACTCCAGGAGGTGCACCACGTGCCTCAGACAAAGGCGTGCAAATGGCCCTTCGAGCACAGAAGAGTTGTCCCGGGTACTGATTTTATTTAGCGCACTTAAGCTGCTTACCTATGGTTATGTTCGCTTTGGGAAGGAcgggaaaataaatatatatgaagtgAGAGAAAACAACACTCGCTTACTGATATTTACTGTGCCACTTGCCTATTCCTTCCGTAATGTTTTCTCAGCCCCAAGTTCACCTGGTCCATCTGTAGCTTTGTTGGGACGTTGGGGAAGCCTGCAGGGTCCCCATCCGTCTTCCACTGACAGGCCCAGACATGGTAGTGTCTGCCCTGCCGGGTCAGGGGACCCGAGTCACACCCCTgacctccctgcagcctctcaAAGACAGAGCCCACGCAGCAGCTCCCCTGGAGGGAGGGCAGCCCGGCCTGGCAGCCAGCGCCCACGCCCAAATGCTGTCACAGAACGAGAGCTCTTGAAGCCGGCAGGAAGGGTCCCATTCGGGATGTGACTTTATGTGACTGCAGATCTGAGATGCTCGAAGGATCTAGTGCTCCAGTCCCCGGCAGCCCTGTCtcaggggagggggctggtggatttttaaaataaatgtacctCTGCTTTTTTAACCACAGCatttaaagtattataatttagtgttttgtattttaagtCAGAGTGAAGAGCATGTACAGTCTATTCTCCATGGGGCGAGACTCTTCCCCTACCCCAGGTGaccagaaaatataattctacaaGGTGAGGACAGGCCcggcctccccaccctccagggcAGTGACCTAGAAGGCAAGACGTGGGAGGCAGACCAACGAGCTCCAGAGACCAGAGACGCTGGAAATGTGTCCTCACTTTACTCAGCTGAGAGCCAGCTCTGGAGCGCTTGCTGCCACCTGTCCTTGTTTGACTTGTTCCTGTCGGGTACCGCCCACCGCAACTCTGCTCCTGGAGGGCGGCTCACCACAGAGAAGGAGCGGGGGACAGAGTTTCTCCAGTGCTGGCGCTTGGGCACCCAGGGAAGGAAAGCAGGACCAGGGAGCTCCAGGGCAACTCCCCCTTCCCCAGGACTCACGACAGCAGAGGGAAGGGTGTCACCATGTCAGCTGGCATGAGCCCACCCAGCCATGCAGGGGAATCAAATCCCACCCAGGCGTTGGGGCCTAGGAACCTGGGAGGCAGCTGAGGCCTGGAGTCTGGGCTGGAGTCGTGGAAACccgccccactcccacccctccctgcacTCCCAGAGGCCTGGAGTTCAGGGTCTTCCCCAGGCCACTGTCCTTCTGGCCAGCGCCCCTCAGCACCAGCGCACAGAACTGCCTGCACCAGAGGACATCTCCGCACACAGGCTGCAGACAGGTAAGGATAA encodes:
- the LOC123630684 gene encoding LOW QUALITY PROTEIN: melanocortin-2 receptor accessory protein (The sequence of the model RefSeq protein was modified relative to this genomic sequence to represent the inferred CDS: inserted 2 bases in 1 codon; deleted 3 bases in 3 codons), whose protein sequence is MSWSGSPQMRNSTQHHQTCPWGHSLNLPLCIQRHLQRHRPPQGTSQAPASSVEDPGSRAGPDQRPQQESPSASPPQGPQAKPTLLWELALDGGPQASADVRNKPREPPPXDKTSQLQN